The Glycine soja cultivar W05 chromosome 4, ASM419377v2, whole genome shotgun sequence genomic sequence aggataagattTGTTTAAGATACGCTCTAAATACTGACCAAGTGACCACGGTTCCATGGCCATCATCATCTGCCACCTATCTTATTCCTATTTGCCACTAtgtatgaaaagagaaaaagaaaatggaaaaaagaaaacaaaattaaagaccCAATTTTGGTTGtgcatctttttcttcttgtagAATATGAATGCGTTGCGTCCCAATATCCATATCCACTTTTATATTGGCAAACAAACACCatcaaaagaaaagtaaagctcAGAACTCTGTCATTATATGAACCATGAAGGCTTTCATCACTTTACTAGAATACCCAAAGGATATGCACAGTATATTCCTTagcaaaattcaattttttttaacaaagtaaaaagagaaggataagttttttaacacttacttaaaattaatacactatttaattttatttagtaacaacaacaataacaaaagaataaaaccaaaaaaaaaaaacctatgttaaatgttaatttaatcaatcatcatcttcttcctcaTCATCATGCTCTTGCAGATCTGCAAGAGAAAAGCTTCTAGCCTTGAAGCTTCCAAGTCTAAGTCTCATATGAGCAGCATAAGATTCTGGCACTCTGTTGAGTCTTAGCTGAACCTGATCTTCTTGTTTCTTTTCCTCGGCCAaggaggaagacgaagaagatGAAGCAGAGGGAACTTTTCTAGCTTTTTCTtcgtcatcttcttcttcttcttcctcttcataatcataatcctGATCCTCATCCACAGGCAAAAGAGGCATGGATTGTGGGTTGGACCAGGAATAGAAAGATGATCTTCTGGACCACTTGGATGCAATCAAAACCCTTCTTCTCTTGTTGAAAGGACTCTCTTGCTTTTGCAACTCCTTCAGATTACTCAAATTACTCATTTGAGATAGATCTGAGAACGATTTTGATTTTCCATCAAAATGACTCGACAATCCCCTCCTGCATCGCTTACCATAAAATCCCAAAACATACCCGTATCAGATTCCATAATCCAAaatcaaattaacaaaaatcaCACACACCAATTACTACTTTACTAGTTAGTATTAGTTATTACTTATTACCAcccaaaataaatgaaaaaaatattataattttatccaactcaaaataaaaaggatCTAATCTAAGGGTTAAAGAAAAACATTCGATGATTACGAGAATCAAATCAAAGAAGCGGgatgaaaagagaaaattaaaggaATTAACTTGATGGGAAGAGATTCTTCCAAAGCATCCAAAGAACCCAACCCAGTTCGTATCTTTAACTGGCTCTGcacttcttcctcctcctcgtTGTCGCTGTCATCAGGGGTTCCGATCGACGACGAACTCTCCGACTCGCCGCCGGCGAAGAACTTGGGTGGGCCCGAAATACGAAAGTTCGACCCATCACCTTCTTCGGGTGACACGTTAAGAAAGATCCGATCATCGGAACCGGCATGCTGCGGCGGAGACGAGGGAACGTCGATGGTGAAAGCGGGACCCACCAAAACctccattttttatttaccCTCTGAAGCTaaaaagatgaaacaaaaacGAAAGAACGAAGCTGCAGAAGCGGCGATTCAGTTACCCTTGTCCTCTTCGTCTTCTCCTCCTCTTAGGCTTCCATGCAATGGGGTTGCTTGTCATCAATGGGTGCACACACACTCCAAAAGaacgaagagagagagagagagagagagaaggccGAGAAAAAATGAAGTGAAATGGTGAAAGAGGAaggattatataaaaaatgaaagtgtgAGAGACAGAAGGATATGACACGTTCTGTATGACGTGGCAAGAACAGGGACCAGAAAAGTCCGTTTACCTTGAATGTGTTTAATGTTGTTCATCATGGGTGTCCGATGCTTATCCTCTCTCTCGTGTTTCCTTTTATTAGATCACACCAAGCGCGTGCTTCCTTATTCGGGAATTTCGATTCCGTATATTGCAAttgaatcattttgtttttgagaATAATCGAATAATTCATTCATGTTTTTCATACACTCCTTGTgaaatttgatgaatttctttTGTTAGAGAAGTATAGTTATCGTTCTTTTTAAAACCAAGATTTCTTTGCCTTATTTTCTGAATCTGTTTTGCATATTATGTCAAAGATAAGGAGTTGCTTCTTAAATCATGATCTGGCTAAACAATGTCTTGTAACATTGAtgaagaaactaaaaaagaaaatatttattataattttttaaaaaatatatattaaaaaaattataaacagtaTCATTTTACTTatgctaataaaaatatttatttttaattttttaatcaataatatttattttttatttt encodes the following:
- the LOC114409047 gene encoding uncharacterized protein LOC114409047, with the translated sequence MEVLVGPAFTIDVPSSPPQHAGSDDRIFLNVSPEEGDGSNFRISGPPKFFAGGESESSSSIGTPDDSDNEEEEEVQSQLKIRTGLGSLDALEESLPIKRGLSSHFDGKSKSFSDLSQMSNLSNLKELQKQESPFNKRRRVLIASKWSRRSSFYSWSNPQSMPLLPVDEDQDYDYEEEEEEEDDEEKARKVPSASSSSSSSLAEEKKQEDQVQLRLNRVPESYAAHMRLRLGSFKARSFSLADLQEHDDEEEDDD